Part of the Shewanella eurypsychrophilus genome is shown below.
GCTACAAGACTCGTTTGATAGTGGATTTGGTTATGCTGCAAACTACACTTATGCAGATGCTGGTTCTCCTTCTGAAAACTACCCAGATCAAATGGGTGTATTCTCGGACTCTTCTAAGCACACAGTAAACTTAGTTGGTTACTATGAGAACGATAGCTTTACTGCTCGTCTAGCCTATAACTGGCGTAGCGAGTACATGATGCGTGAATTACCAGGTTTCTACGGTAACCGTCAGCACCAGGATTACGGCACATTAGACTTAAGTGCTGGTTACAGTATTACAGAGTGGATGGATATTACTTTTGAAGCGGTTAACTTGACTGAAGAAGACAGTATTCAAGTTGGTGTAGCGCCACTTGACGCTGAAGTTATTCCAGAGTTCAAGGCTGACTACCCAGTATGGAGCTTCGAAGGTGAAGCTCGTTACAAGGTTGGTGTAGCTTTACGCTTCTAATCACTCATTATTCTTGTAAATAGACGAAAGCCCAGCTCATGCTGGGCTTTTTATTGAGTCATGAATTTGGTATTGATATTACCGTTAATCAACTAATGTAGAAGGCTTAGTATGGATATTAAAAAGGTCGTTATCGTTGGAGGTGGAACTGCAGGTTGGCTAGCTGCAAATCACCTTGGTAAAGCTTTGTTTAACACTGAAAATGTGTCCGTGACTTTGATTGAGTCCCCTGATATTCCGACAATCGGGGTTGGAGAAGGAACCGTTCCAGCAATAAAAAAGTCGCTGCAGAGCTTTGGCATAAGTGAAAGTGAATTTATTGCACAATGTGATGTGACATTTAAGCAGTCGATAAAGTTTTCTAATTGGCTAGATCAAGATAATCATGGCAAAGGCAACTTCTTCCATCACTTGTTTGATATGCCATCACCCATGGGGGAGGATTTAACTCCTTTGTGGCTTAGCAAGCAAGGGCATGATTATGCTAGCTGTGTTTCACCTCAGTTTACTGCTTGTGAAGCCCTCAAGGCTCCGAAGAAGATCACAACCCCTGAGTATGCAGGTTCACTTGGGTATGCCTATCATTTAAATGCGGCAAAATTTGCAAAACTACTGGCAAAAAATGGTCGAGAGAAGTTTCATGTAGAACATGTGATCGCCAATGTCAGTGAGGTTAAACTCAATGACTCTGGAGCTGTTAGCTCACTCGTTACCGATACCCATGGTGAGCTTAAATTTGACCTCTACATTGATTGCACTGGGTTTGAATCTCTGATTATAGATAAAGCGCTTAAGGTGCCTTTTGTTGATAAGTCAAAGCAGCTTTTGGTGGATAGGGCGTTGGTCGTACAGGTACCTACTGATGTCAATGAATCTATCCCACCATTCACTCTAGCCACGGCTCATCAAGCTGGATGGATCTGGGATATCGCTTTACCGAATAGACGGGGAGTGGGGTTTGTCTACTCGACTAAATATATGGATGACAAAACAGCCATTAAGAAGTTAGATAAATACTTAGGGGGAGGCTTATCTGATTTTAATTATCGCTTTCTGCCTATGAAAGTAGGGTACAGAGAGAAGTTTTGGCATCAAAACTGTATTTGTCTCGGATTAGCCCAGGGCTTCTTAGAGCCTTTGGAGGCAACTTCTATTTTGCTTACTGACTTTGCTGCTGGCTATATCGCTAATCGCTTTCCCAAATCTGTAGCGAAAATGGAAGATATTCAAACTCAATTCAATCAGGTTATGAAGTATGCATGGGAGAGAGTTGTGGAGTTTATTAAGCTACATTACTGCCTATCGGATAGAACGGATTCTCAGTTTTGGATAGATAACAGGGATCCAAAGACTATTCCTGATGAGTTAGCGAGAAAGCTATCTCTGTGGGAGACTTATGTGCCTAATAGAGAGGATTTCTTTAGTAAATTTGAGGTGTTCGATCTGGAGAATTATCTCTATGTTCTATATGGGATGAAGTATAAAACTC
Proteins encoded:
- a CDS encoding tryptophan halogenase family protein; translation: MDIKKVVIVGGGTAGWLAANHLGKALFNTENVSVTLIESPDIPTIGVGEGTVPAIKKSLQSFGISESEFIAQCDVTFKQSIKFSNWLDQDNHGKGNFFHHLFDMPSPMGEDLTPLWLSKQGHDYASCVSPQFTACEALKAPKKITTPEYAGSLGYAYHLNAAKFAKLLAKNGREKFHVEHVIANVSEVKLNDSGAVSSLVTDTHGELKFDLYIDCTGFESLIIDKALKVPFVDKSKQLLVDRALVVQVPTDVNESIPPFTLATAHQAGWIWDIALPNRRGVGFVYSTKYMDDKTAIKKLDKYLGGGLSDFNYRFLPMKVGYREKFWHQNCICLGLAQGFLEPLEATSILLTDFAAGYIANRFPKSVAKMEDIQTQFNQVMKYAWERVVEFIKLHYCLSDRTDSQFWIDNRDPKTIPDELARKLSLWETYVPNREDFFSKFEVFDLENYLYVLYGMKYKTQVDALTDEQMSLANKQSLHLAEIGKQLTEELPEHRELLNKIKEHGLQSI